The Panicum hallii strain FIL2 chromosome 9, PHallii_v3.1, whole genome shotgun sequence genome has a window encoding:
- the LOC112873006 gene encoding uncharacterized protein LOC112873006, which translates to MKIISKAWRSYKNKFIVLSCRLLKCWKKKENPFDKYADLTKEAWDELVEKWNTPEFQHSSEYFRGLRARNELDHHLGSAGYAGKQRKWEQEDEMLAERGIENPYESFEGRLAPFMRARSKLTEDGNINFYSTSAEEVAQRALIESSQGSNEGVDIDEIKKQVKMEMYGELKTDIESQVTVKMFGKLKTIFESQGL; encoded by the exons atgaagatcatctctaaagcctggaggagctacaagaacaa atttattgttttgtcgtgcaggcttttaaagtgttggaagaagaaagagaaccctTTTGACAAGTATGCGGACTTGACCAAAGAAGCCTGGGACGAGCTTGTTGAAAAGTGGAATACTCCCGAGTTCCAACATTCAAGTGAGTATTTTCGGGGTCTCCGAGCGCGGAACGAGCTTGACCACCACCTTGGCTCAGCGGGATATGCTGGAAAGCAACGCAAGTGGGAGCAGGAGGATGAGATGCTGGCAGAGAGGGGCATTGAGAATCCCTATGAATCGTTTGAGGGACGGCTGGCACCATTTATGCGTGCTAGGTCAAAGCTCACGGAGGATGGCAATATCAATTTCTACAGCACGAGCGCTGAGGAAGTTGCTCAAAGGGCTTTGATAGAGAGTAGCCaaggttcaaatgaagga gttgacaTAGATGAGATCAAAAAGCAGGTGAAGATGGAGATGTATGGAGAGCTAAAGACTGATATCGAGTCTCAGGTGACGGTGAAGATGTTTGGAAAGCTAAAGACCATCTTCGAGTCTCAGGGATT ATAG